One genomic region from Reichenbachiella ulvae encodes:
- the priA gene encoding replication restart helicase PriA, translating to MSQLELNSDFEDEIDDFATYFADVILPIPLPGTYTYRVPRSMQEGLQIGCRVIVQFGKKKIYTGVISSIHTQAPKVYEAKLIMECLDMHPSINENQLKLFHWMARYYMCTVGEVLNAGLPSGLKLNSESFIQLNPDFEEDQGEYSEKEEKVLEALASNDRLSYQDVSDVLGIKMIHPVLKSLIQKGRILLYEQVKDKYKPKTRKVVFLDDKFLSEDQEMEQLFEQLEKKQKQLEVLLKYLSIIRLDEGLGGDSKVDKKELIEAGLSDSAIKTLIKNGVFHEKEEIVPRIQFKGKNSDSTIDLSEAQEAALSGIVEGFQANQPVLLHGITGSGKTEVYIELIQQAVESGGQVLYLLPEIALTTQIVTRLFKVFGADMGVYHSKYSDNERVEIWNQVNEGKVNIVAGVRSSLFLPFDNLALIIVDEEHESSFKQYDPAPRYHARDSAIWLAQLHQANVLLGSATPSLESYHNALDGKYHLVELNQRFGKGSLPGFQLANILNARKAKRMQGDFTPELIEGITAALDKKEQVILFQNRRGYSPYLICNDCNHVPKCQSCDVSLTFHMHSNHLVCHYCGYKESVPAVCDACGSTAIRTVGVGTEKIEEDLKILFPEAHIQRMDQDTTRSKYGYQNIIDRFEKGDTDILVGTQMLSKGLDFDKVSLVGVFDYDRIVHFPDFRSHERAFQLITQVSGRAGRKDDQGKVVIQTGEPEGALLQLILRGDYKGFFNQEILERSNFRYPPFHRMIKVILKHKEPKVVQQAAQEYVAVLSAELGRKRVLGPQTPVIGRIRNLYIEEIFLKMEKKGVSVNKFKDLVYQKGLELKKKKDYSTLRLYFDVDPV from the coding sequence TTGTCACAGCTAGAGCTAAATAGCGACTTTGAAGACGAAATTGACGATTTCGCCACCTATTTTGCAGATGTAATTTTACCCATTCCTTTACCCGGAACATATACCTATCGGGTCCCTCGCAGTATGCAGGAGGGACTTCAGATTGGTTGTCGGGTTATCGTGCAGTTTGGGAAAAAGAAGATCTATACCGGGGTTATTTCCTCCATACATACTCAGGCGCCAAAAGTTTATGAGGCTAAGTTGATTATGGAATGCCTGGATATGCATCCATCCATCAACGAAAATCAATTGAAGCTTTTTCACTGGATGGCACGCTACTATATGTGTACAGTTGGTGAGGTGCTCAATGCTGGATTGCCAAGTGGCTTGAAATTGAATAGTGAATCCTTTATTCAACTCAATCCTGATTTTGAAGAAGATCAGGGGGAGTATTCTGAAAAAGAAGAAAAGGTACTTGAAGCACTTGCTTCCAACGATCGTTTGTCTTATCAGGATGTGTCTGATGTTTTAGGCATCAAAATGATTCATCCGGTTTTGAAATCCCTTATCCAAAAGGGAAGAATCCTGCTATATGAACAGGTAAAGGATAAATACAAACCCAAAACCAGGAAGGTAGTATTTCTAGATGATAAATTCCTTTCCGAGGATCAGGAGATGGAGCAGTTGTTCGAACAGCTAGAGAAGAAGCAGAAGCAATTGGAGGTACTTTTGAAGTACCTTAGCATCATCCGTCTTGACGAAGGGTTGGGAGGGGATTCTAAAGTGGATAAGAAAGAGTTGATAGAGGCAGGTCTATCAGATTCTGCTATCAAAACACTGATCAAGAATGGGGTCTTTCATGAGAAAGAGGAGATAGTACCCCGTATACAATTCAAAGGGAAAAACTCAGATTCTACCATTGATTTGTCAGAGGCTCAGGAGGCAGCACTTAGCGGAATAGTAGAAGGGTTTCAGGCCAATCAGCCTGTCTTACTTCATGGTATTACTGGCAGTGGTAAAACTGAAGTTTACATCGAACTAATTCAACAAGCTGTAGAAAGCGGCGGTCAGGTTTTGTATCTCTTGCCGGAGATTGCATTGACCACACAGATCGTGACCAGACTTTTCAAGGTTTTTGGGGCCGATATGGGGGTGTATCACTCCAAATATTCGGATAACGAGCGGGTAGAAATATGGAATCAAGTCAATGAAGGAAAGGTTAATATCGTAGCAGGGGTCCGCTCTTCTTTGTTTTTACCATTCGATAATTTGGCTTTGATCATCGTAGATGAAGAGCATGAGTCTTCCTTTAAGCAATATGATCCTGCTCCCAGGTACCATGCCAGAGATAGTGCTATTTGGCTCGCACAGTTGCATCAAGCCAATGTGTTGCTTGGCTCAGCTACACCTTCCCTGGAGAGCTATCATAATGCCCTCGATGGTAAGTATCATTTAGTGGAGTTGAATCAGCGCTTTGGCAAAGGGAGTCTACCGGGTTTTCAATTGGCTAATATCCTGAATGCCAGAAAAGCCAAAAGAATGCAGGGAGACTTTACCCCCGAATTGATAGAAGGCATTACGGCAGCATTAGACAAGAAAGAACAAGTGATTCTGTTTCAGAATCGAAGAGGATACTCTCCCTATCTCATATGCAACGATTGTAATCATGTGCCTAAGTGCCAGAGCTGTGATGTGAGTTTGACCTTTCATATGCATTCCAATCATTTGGTCTGTCACTATTGTGGGTATAAGGAATCTGTGCCGGCAGTCTGTGACGCTTGTGGGTCTACTGCCATCCGTACTGTGGGGGTAGGGACTGAAAAGATTGAAGAAGATCTCAAAATCTTGTTCCCTGAAGCGCATATCCAAAGAATGGATCAGGATACAACTCGTAGTAAGTATGGGTATCAGAATATTATTGACCGATTCGAGAAGGGCGATACAGACATCCTTGTAGGTACTCAGATGCTCAGCAAGGGCCTTGACTTTGATAAAGTTTCATTGGTGGGTGTTTTTGATTATGATCGTATTGTTCATTTTCCAGATTTCCGATCACACGAAAGAGCATTTCAGTTGATTACCCAGGTCAGTGGCCGGGCGGGTAGGAAAGATGATCAAGGCAAGGTCGTGATACAAACAGGGGAGCCAGAAGGAGCCCTTTTGCAGTTGATATTAAGGGGGGATTACAAAGGCTTTTTCAATCAGGAAATATTGGAGCGCAGCAATTTTCGTTATCCGCCCTTTCATCGTATGATCAAGGTGATACTCAAGCATAAAGAACCAAAAGTCGTTCAACAGGCTGCCCAGGAATATGTAGCGGTGTTGTCGGCAGAGCTAGGTAGAAAGCGGGTGCTGGGACCACAGACACCAGTGATTGGTAGAATCAGAAACTTGTATATCGAGGAGATCTTTTTAAAAATGGAGAAGAAAGGGGTAAGCGTAAATAAATTCAAAGATTTGGTCTATCAGAAGGGCTTAGAACTTAAAAAGAAAAAAGATTATAGTACTTTGAGACTATATTTTGATGTAGATCCTGTGTAG
- a CDS encoding CHAT domain-containing protein: MKTLKTYLSLLLMLLVLGAHAQTKYDKLLEKADDAYEVGDYEDARSEIDKIKKKSTKKLGPNNDFMPIAYIKEAKYDVALGFLSGIEQNVTKGLELSTSINGDKSEVHALLLKEATEVMIQYGHLVAAKRYLDDARSILEGAGMDEDLEASLDVLESQIYVGRGYYNEALALIDKRMPFYLRRALNEDGRRWMVRERKRDLARMMIHKGNAYRKMGNYLSADSSFVYADEWIKKNLGKADILYSENQFWNTYLLEENGLEIGAVVDLYEKAFTHTIRKYSRSHYVTVMIQERLIKSYIKNGNRGKLKAEEEQFRKTIKQDYGNKSMYSLMLKTLEYDVLMGGKDVGLENKVDKILNVESLIPQYHPKRIELLTFANKIAIINGRNDNSHIYLNKILDIKEVLYGTESPEYNLSKVHLANYYVDYTENFDEALEIYENSWAKIVEPQITEGHLDYVDVLDHQALFYEENDQYDKAQEILDIALEACRRKYDDQDPEYALELDKIANLQFKIGLYSEAEDNIEIAMEILENSDTEFAESYYAQSLITHATLLAIKGEYDDAEDNINESERLKKHGVRTVETSGIEVEDELAEVFLDIGRYREAQKLIKKDLEKKRARYGANSRHLNDPLVLFSRSEMILGHYNEAEQAAQQANKIATDIFGTESSKVTPSLMALAKINTLVGDYETAIDILEKVIDIREEQFGYTHIDVARAVSELALVKFYNNEPTEEVEELFLRAEKIIGRKLGASNPTYANILKNLAVVYIADARYNEAMTFLDEAQAIWSKKIGARNNINAASILMLKGDVNYSKHDYGVAEGYYEDAKKLYEKFFNSNHPEYVKVLSKLSKTYFMEGDVKKSQESIEEVLGNYSAFIKEYFPALSEREKAKFWNTIKSDYEFYSTLVINYNRKNDEMIGNLYNNALLTKALLLSSSIKIRQRILTSNDEELKAIYQDWEAKKDLLTKVLSMSTDQLLQAGIDGQALLGEVEDLEKQLSEKSEDFSSGFDKKVVTWDEVKNALGPDEVALEMIRFRVFDHEFSEDSVMYAVLYLKNEGKKSAPGLILLKNGKDLETKYLKYYRNSIRYRVDDPKSYENFWKPIQDVVGNPGKIYLSADGVYNQINLEAIKLADGTYVLDRSNIILISNTKDLYLDQVTTQLTQQANTATMFGDPKYYVATTPGEWTGRAEMRGGNPEVVGRLYGTAEEIEGLKDKLRSDGWITEDFLQDEATEQAVKDMDNPRIFHIATHGFFQPDADLSAEDIAMNENAAAQNPLLKTGLLMAGAGDILNETTSNFNIDDGVLTAYEAMNLNLDKTDLVVLSACETGLGEIEAGEGVYGLQRAFLVAGARTIIMSLFKVSDEATQKLMNKFYEKWLETGDKRSSFILAKQEIRDEYKDPIFWGPFIMIGLD; this comes from the coding sequence ATGAAAACCCTTAAGACCTATCTATCATTGCTACTCATGCTATTGGTATTAGGTGCCCATGCACAAACCAAATATGATAAACTCCTCGAAAAGGCCGATGATGCCTATGAAGTAGGGGATTATGAGGATGCTAGATCCGAAATTGATAAGATAAAGAAGAAGTCCACCAAGAAATTGGGACCCAACAATGACTTCATGCCAATCGCTTATATCAAAGAGGCTAAATATGATGTAGCATTGGGCTTTTTATCCGGTATTGAACAAAATGTAACCAAAGGTCTGGAACTCAGTACCTCCATCAACGGAGACAAAAGTGAAGTACATGCCTTGTTGCTAAAGGAAGCCACAGAGGTAATGATTCAGTATGGCCATTTGGTAGCCGCCAAGAGGTATCTAGATGATGCTCGTTCGATTTTGGAAGGTGCCGGAATGGATGAGGATCTGGAGGCAAGTCTAGATGTGTTAGAGTCTCAGATCTATGTCGGTCGAGGGTATTACAATGAGGCATTGGCCCTTATTGATAAAAGAATGCCGTTTTACCTCAGAAGAGCATTGAACGAGGACGGGAGAAGATGGATGGTTCGTGAGCGAAAGAGAGATCTGGCTCGCATGATGATCCATAAAGGGAATGCCTATCGCAAGATGGGTAATTATCTAAGTGCCGATTCTTCATTTGTCTATGCCGATGAATGGATCAAAAAGAATTTGGGAAAGGCTGATATTCTATATTCAGAAAATCAGTTCTGGAATACTTATTTGTTAGAAGAAAATGGATTGGAAATAGGGGCTGTAGTAGATCTATATGAAAAGGCCTTTACTCATACCATTAGAAAATACAGTCGATCTCACTATGTCACTGTGATGATTCAGGAGAGGTTGATCAAGAGCTACATTAAGAATGGCAACAGAGGTAAGCTGAAAGCTGAAGAAGAGCAATTCAGAAAAACCATCAAGCAGGACTACGGAAATAAGAGTATGTATAGCTTGATGCTGAAGACGCTCGAGTACGATGTGTTGATGGGAGGAAAAGATGTAGGACTTGAAAATAAAGTGGACAAGATCCTTAATGTGGAATCTTTGATCCCGCAGTACCACCCTAAGAGAATTGAGCTTCTGACGTTTGCTAATAAGATAGCCATCATCAATGGTAGAAATGATAATTCACACATCTACCTAAATAAAATTTTAGATATCAAAGAGGTGCTTTATGGTACTGAGTCGCCTGAGTACAATTTGTCTAAGGTGCACTTGGCTAATTACTATGTGGATTACACCGAGAACTTTGATGAAGCGCTTGAAATCTATGAGAATAGCTGGGCTAAAATAGTAGAGCCACAGATTACGGAAGGACATTTGGATTATGTAGATGTGCTTGATCATCAGGCTTTGTTTTATGAAGAAAATGACCAGTATGACAAGGCGCAGGAGATTCTGGATATTGCCTTGGAAGCTTGTAGAAGAAAGTATGATGATCAAGATCCAGAATACGCCCTTGAGTTAGATAAGATTGCTAATCTTCAGTTCAAAATTGGTTTATACAGCGAGGCTGAGGATAACATAGAAATCGCGATGGAGATTCTTGAGAATTCTGATACAGAATTTGCAGAATCCTATTACGCGCAATCTCTTATTACACATGCTACACTTTTGGCTATCAAAGGGGAGTATGACGATGCTGAGGATAATATCAATGAGTCAGAAAGATTGAAGAAGCATGGAGTTCGAACTGTTGAGACTTCAGGTATTGAGGTAGAGGATGAGTTGGCTGAGGTGTTTTTGGATATTGGTAGATATAGAGAAGCACAAAAGCTGATCAAGAAAGACCTGGAAAAGAAAAGGGCCAGGTATGGGGCGAATTCCAGACACTTAAATGATCCATTGGTTTTGTTTTCAAGATCAGAAATGATTTTGGGTCACTACAATGAAGCTGAGCAAGCAGCACAGCAAGCCAATAAAATAGCCACCGATATATTTGGTACAGAGTCATCGAAGGTGACACCAAGTTTAATGGCATTGGCTAAAATCAACACGTTGGTTGGTGATTATGAAACCGCCATTGACATCTTGGAGAAGGTGATAGATATCCGTGAAGAACAATTTGGCTATACGCATATAGATGTGGCAAGAGCTGTTTCTGAGTTGGCATTGGTGAAATTCTATAACAATGAACCTACAGAAGAAGTAGAGGAGCTATTCTTAAGAGCCGAAAAAATCATTGGAAGAAAATTGGGGGCTTCCAATCCTACTTATGCTAATATCTTAAAAAACCTTGCGGTCGTTTATATCGCAGATGCCAGATACAATGAGGCAATGACTTTTTTGGATGAAGCTCAGGCCATTTGGAGTAAAAAGATTGGTGCCAGAAATAACATTAATGCAGCTAGTATTTTGATGTTGAAAGGAGATGTGAATTACAGCAAGCATGACTATGGTGTCGCAGAAGGTTACTATGAAGACGCTAAAAAGCTTTATGAAAAATTCTTCAATAGCAATCACCCTGAGTATGTGAAGGTGTTGTCCAAGTTGAGTAAAACCTATTTCATGGAAGGGGATGTTAAGAAATCTCAAGAGTCCATCGAAGAGGTGCTGGGCAATTATTCTGCATTTATTAAGGAGTATTTTCCTGCATTGAGTGAGAGGGAGAAAGCAAAATTCTGGAATACGATCAAATCGGATTATGAATTTTACAGCACACTAGTAATCAACTACAATAGAAAGAATGACGAAATGATCGGGAATCTTTACAATAATGCCCTTTTGACTAAGGCGTTGCTGTTAAGCTCGTCGATCAAGATTCGTCAAAGAATTCTTACTTCGAATGATGAAGAACTGAAGGCTATTTATCAGGATTGGGAAGCCAAAAAGGACTTGCTAACAAAAGTGTTGTCCATGAGTACAGATCAGTTGCTGCAGGCGGGGATCGATGGTCAGGCTTTGCTAGGAGAAGTAGAAGATCTTGAGAAGCAGTTGAGTGAGAAGTCAGAAGATTTCTCTAGTGGCTTTGATAAGAAAGTAGTGACCTGGGATGAAGTGAAAAATGCTTTAGGTCCTGATGAAGTGGCTTTGGAGATGATTCGTTTTAGAGTCTTCGATCATGAGTTTTCAGAGGATTCGGTAATGTATGCAGTGCTTTATCTGAAAAATGAAGGCAAGAAAAGTGCGCCAGGTTTGATCTTGTTGAAAAACGGAAAGGACCTTGAGACTAAGTATTTGAAATACTATAGAAATAGTATCAGGTACCGTGTAGATGATCCTAAGTCATATGAAAACTTCTGGAAACCAATTCAGGATGTGGTAGGCAACCCAGGTAAGATTTATCTTTCTGCAGATGGAGTATATAATCAGATCAATCTGGAGGCTATCAAACTTGCAGACGGTACTTATGTACTGGATAGATCAAATATTATTCTCATCAGTAATACCAAGGATTTGTATTTGGATCAGGTGACTACACAACTCACGCAACAGGCCAATACAGCCACCATGTTTGGTGATCCTAAGTACTATGTAGCGACAACACCGGGTGAATGGACGGGACGAGCGGAAATGCGTGGAGGAAACCCGGAAGTAGTAGGTCGACTATATGGAACGGCAGAGGAGATCGAAGGCTTGAAAGATAAATTAAGAAGTGACGGTTGGATCACAGAAGACTTCCTTCAGGATGAAGCTACAGAGCAGGCAGTTAAGGATATGGACAATCCAAGAATATTCCATATTGCTACTCACGGTTTTTTCCAGCCTGATGCTGACCTCAGTGCAGAAGATATAGCGATGAACGAAAATGCAGCCGCTCAGAATCCGTTGTTGAAAACTGGTTTGCTAATGGCAGGAGCTGGTGACATTCTCAACGAAACGACTTCTAACTTCAACATCGATGATGGTGTGCTGACTGCATATGAAGCCATGAACCTGAATCTTGATAAAACGGATTTGGTGGTGCTTTCTGCCTGTGAGACTGGTCTTGGTGAGATTGAGGCTGGTGAAGGTGTTTACGGGCTTCAGAGAGCCTTCTTAGTGGCAGGTGCTCGTACGATTATCATGTCATTGTTCAAAGTGTCTGATGAGGCCACTCAGAAGCTAATGAATAAGTTTTATGAGAAATGGTTAGAGACAGGAGATAAGAGAAGTTCTTTCATCCTTGCTAAGCAAGAAATTAGAGACGAATACAAAGATCCAATCTTCTGGGGACCATTCATCATGATTGGATTGGACTAA
- a CDS encoding YihY/virulence factor BrkB family protein, which translates to MTRKSLHKHLMKLRWYARIIKFLKTTRLNKRRTTLYNAVVIFLDSVLDSRLLTMASGVAFSFTLAIFPSIIFIFTLIPYIHSVLPHIDANSIMNFMSNVMPENMFKAATDTIEDIVSNKREGLLSFGVLFALILATNGMHSLMSAFNSIYKTVDRRSFLKTRLIATALTLMMASVLFISIFLLVVGKTFLAELSHSGFFGEKYIYYLVVMLKYGVIGTSFFIAISLIYYFAPAIKDRWTFFSAGTVFSAVSCVLVSYAFSFYINNFSTYNKFYGSLGMLIALMIWLYLLSIILLVGFEYNASVDRAVHSDKIEVTTSVFE; encoded by the coding sequence ATGACTAGAAAAAGCCTTCATAAACACCTGATGAAGTTGCGCTGGTACGCTCGTATCATCAAATTTTTAAAAACCACTCGACTTAACAAAAGAAGAACCACCCTCTACAATGCCGTGGTTATCTTTCTTGACAGTGTGTTGGACAGTCGATTATTGACCATGGCCAGTGGAGTAGCCTTTAGTTTTACGCTAGCCATATTTCCTTCTATCATATTTATTTTCACGCTGATACCCTACATCCATAGCGTACTGCCGCATATAGATGCCAATAGCATCATGAACTTCATGTCCAATGTGATGCCTGAAAACATGTTCAAAGCTGCAACAGACACGATCGAAGACATAGTCAGCAACAAGAGAGAAGGGCTGCTTTCTTTTGGTGTGCTCTTCGCCCTGATACTTGCCACTAACGGCATGCACAGCCTCATGAGTGCATTCAATAGCATCTACAAAACGGTGGACAGAAGAAGCTTCCTAAAGACCCGATTGATTGCAACTGCCCTTACCTTGATGATGGCATCTGTGTTATTCATTTCGATCTTTCTACTGGTGGTAGGTAAAACGTTTTTGGCAGAACTATCTCACTCGGGATTCTTTGGCGAAAAGTACATTTACTATTTAGTTGTGATGTTGAAGTACGGAGTAATTGGTACCTCCTTCTTCATAGCCATATCCTTGATTTACTATTTTGCCCCGGCCATTAAAGATCGTTGGACATTCTTTTCTGCTGGAACCGTGTTTTCAGCTGTATCATGTGTGCTAGTGTCATATGCATTTTCCTTTTACATCAACAATTTCTCGACCTACAACAAGTTCTATGGTTCTCTCGGAATGCTGATAGCATTGATGATTTGGCTGTACTTGTTGTCCATCATTTTGTTGGTAGGATTTGAATACAATGCGAGTGTCGATAGAGCCGTTCATTCAGACAAAATCGAGGTGACTACATCGGTGTTTGAATAA
- a CDS encoding acyl-CoA thioesterase, with protein sequence MFESQAKVRVRYAETDQMGYVYYGNYAMYYEVGRVESLRNLGLSYKELEDMGVMMPVLEHKSKYIAPGKYDENLTIKVKIPEMPRVRIRFEYEVFNEKEQLINIGETTLVFVDMKSGKPCKMPEVMEKLLAPYF encoded by the coding sequence ATGTTTGAATCTCAAGCCAAAGTCAGAGTTCGATATGCTGAGACCGATCAAATGGGTTATGTGTATTATGGCAACTATGCGATGTACTACGAAGTAGGCCGTGTAGAATCCCTGAGAAATCTAGGTTTGTCCTACAAAGAACTGGAAGACATGGGGGTAATGATGCCCGTACTAGAGCATAAAAGCAAATACATAGCTCCGGGTAAATACGATGAAAACCTGACGATCAAAGTAAAAATCCCTGAAATGCCACGGGTCAGGATACGTTTTGAGTACGAAGTTTTCAATGAAAAGGAGCAATTGATTAATATTGGTGAAACGACTTTGGTATTTGTAGACATGAAAAGTGGAAAACCCTGCAAAATGCCTGAAGTAATGGAAAAACTATTAGCGCCCTATTTCTGA
- a CDS encoding acyl-CoA carboxylase subunit beta, producing the protein MDIAFNKNEDQYKKLLYQLSESAKRVKLGGGEKRIAAQHEKGKLSARERIDYLLDDPNDFLEIGLFAGEGMYEEQGGCPSGGVVTGIGYVQGRQCVVVANDATVKAGAWFPITAKKNLRAQEVAMENHLPIIYLVDSAGVFLPMQDEIFPDKEHFGRQFRNNAKMSAMGIVQIAAIMGSCVAGGAYLPIMSDEAMIVDKTGSIFLAGSYLVKAAIGENIDNETLGGATTHCEISGVTDNKFDSDEDCLDAIKRIFDKIGASEKAGFDRVKAAEPKLDQKEIYGLFPTDRVKPYNMLDIILRLVDHSEFDEYKKDYGKSLICGHGRIDGWAVGIVANQREMVKTKKGEMQMGGVIYSDSADKAARFIMNCNQRKIPLVFLHDVSGFMVGSKAEHGGIIKDGAKMVNAMANSVVPKFTFILGNSYGAGNYAMCGKAYDPRLIYAWPTAQMAVMSGAAASNTLLQIKVASLKAKGEEVTNEVKEAFLKEITDRYTEQLSPYYAASRLWVDGVVDPLQTRRIISTGIEAANHAPVDKFNVGVIQT; encoded by the coding sequence ATGGATATAGCATTTAACAAAAATGAAGACCAGTACAAGAAACTATTGTATCAACTCAGCGAATCAGCTAAACGAGTAAAATTAGGCGGGGGTGAAAAGCGGATCGCAGCCCAGCATGAAAAAGGAAAACTGAGTGCACGAGAAAGAATTGATTATCTGCTGGATGATCCCAATGATTTTTTAGAGATCGGATTGTTCGCAGGTGAGGGCATGTATGAAGAGCAAGGAGGGTGTCCTTCTGGTGGTGTGGTCACAGGCATCGGATATGTACAGGGACGTCAATGCGTGGTGGTGGCCAATGATGCGACCGTGAAGGCAGGAGCATGGTTTCCAATTACAGCAAAAAAGAACCTAAGGGCTCAAGAAGTGGCAATGGAAAATCACCTGCCGATAATATATCTGGTGGATAGTGCAGGAGTATTTCTTCCCATGCAGGATGAGATCTTTCCAGACAAGGAGCACTTTGGGCGTCAGTTTAGAAATAACGCAAAGATGTCTGCCATGGGAATCGTACAGATAGCGGCCATCATGGGTAGTTGTGTGGCTGGTGGAGCCTACTTGCCGATCATGTCAGATGAAGCCATGATAGTGGATAAAACAGGCTCTATTTTTCTCGCAGGAAGTTATCTGGTCAAAGCTGCGATAGGAGAGAATATTGATAATGAAACTCTGGGAGGAGCTACTACTCATTGTGAAATATCAGGTGTAACGGACAATAAGTTTGACTCTGACGAGGATTGTCTGGATGCCATCAAAAGAATTTTTGATAAGATTGGTGCATCAGAAAAAGCTGGTTTTGATAGGGTAAAGGCGGCAGAACCTAAGTTGGATCAAAAGGAAATCTACGGATTGTTTCCGACGGATAGAGTGAAGCCATACAACATGCTGGATATCATTTTGCGTCTGGTTGATCATTCTGAATTTGACGAATACAAAAAGGATTATGGCAAATCCCTCATCTGTGGTCATGGTCGGATCGATGGTTGGGCAGTGGGGATAGTTGCCAACCAACGCGAGATGGTCAAGACAAAGAAAGGTGAGATGCAGATGGGAGGTGTGATCTATTCGGATTCAGCTGATAAGGCGGCCCGATTTATCATGAACTGTAATCAGCGCAAGATCCCGTTGGTTTTTTTACATGACGTCAGTGGTTTTATGGTAGGTAGCAAAGCGGAACATGGAGGGATCATAAAAGATGGAGCCAAAATGGTGAATGCGATGGCCAATTCTGTCGTGCCGAAGTTTACCTTTATTTTGGGCAATTCCTATGGGGCAGGTAACTATGCGATGTGCGGTAAAGCTTATGACCCTCGCTTGATCTACGCATGGCCAACCGCACAAATGGCGGTAATGAGTGGCGCTGCAGCATCCAATACCTTGTTGCAGATCAAGGTGGCCTCCTTAAAAGCCAAAGGAGAAGAAGTGACTAATGAAGTGAAAGAAGCTTTTTTGAAAGAAATCACCGATCGCTACACTGAGCAATTGAGTCCCTACTATGCGGCATCAAGACTGTGGGTGGATGGAGTGGTAGATCCCTTGCAGACAAGGAGAATCATATCTACAGGGATTGAGGCAGCCAATCATGCACCCGTGGATAAATTCAATGTTGGGGTAATTCAGACATAA
- a CDS encoding transglutaminase-like domain-containing protein, whose amino-acid sequence MADEIQDINEKELTALISLLDDNDSEVSHHVEQKLLSLGTSVIPYLEKEWMKNSLIPDVRIKIEDIIHELQYELLKERMKAWKDSGAESLMEGMMLVANYQYPDLSLGYLNRKLEQYYYEAWKEFNGDYTPVQEVKILNDIMYNRLKFRPNSKNFHSPSNGMINLVMESKKGNPLSLCVIYLLMAQKLKLPIYGVNLPNLFIVTYKTQETQFYINVFNNGIIFTTEDIDNYIEQLHLTKQDIYYQPCSNLDIVVRALRNLIASFEKLGEYKKSDDVKVLLQVLEDSED is encoded by the coding sequence ATGGCTGACGAGATACAGGATATCAACGAAAAAGAATTGACTGCATTAATTTCATTGCTGGACGATAATGATTCAGAGGTGTCACATCATGTCGAACAAAAACTGCTATCTCTTGGCACTTCTGTGATTCCTTATTTGGAAAAGGAATGGATGAAGAACAGTCTGATTCCAGATGTCAGAATCAAAATCGAAGACATCATACATGAGCTACAGTATGAACTGCTGAAAGAGCGCATGAAGGCCTGGAAGGATTCGGGAGCAGAAAGTCTGATGGAAGGGATGATGTTGGTAGCCAACTATCAATACCCTGATCTGAGTCTCGGCTATCTCAATCGCAAACTTGAGCAGTATTACTATGAGGCATGGAAGGAGTTTAATGGAGATTATACCCCTGTTCAGGAAGTCAAAATCCTGAATGACATCATGTATAATCGTCTCAAGTTTCGTCCGAATTCCAAGAATTTTCATTCGCCATCCAATGGGATGATCAATCTGGTGATGGAGTCGAAAAAAGGAAATCCCTTGAGTCTATGTGTCATCTATTTGCTGATGGCTCAAAAACTGAAGTTGCCGATCTATGGAGTTAATCTTCCTAACCTCTTCATCGTGACTTACAAAACGCAGGAGACGCAGTTTTATATTAATGTCTTTAACAATGGAATCATATTCACTACTGAAGATATCGACAACTACATCGAGCAACTTCATCTGACCAAACAGGACATCTACTATCAGCCCTGTTCTAATTTGGATATTGTGGTTCGGGCGTTGCGAAACCTTATCGCTTCATTTGAAAAGCTAGGAGAGTATAAGAAATCGGATGATGTGAAAGTCCTGCTTCAGGTTCTGGAGGATTCTGAAGATTAA